A genomic stretch from Longimicrobium terrae includes:
- a CDS encoding ParA family protein yields the protein MLLNHHLNLARSTWLFVNMKGGVGKTTLATQLAWHAVLEQDKKVLLIDLDPQANASQSVMSPQSYVDYLDANGATVADIFEQFTPTGTASGSPKQLDPSSVIYNRVAYGDGSLLDLVPSRLELSWTLRNPTGKETLLARFVAKIEMNYDLIVIDCSPTDSILTDAAYHCSRYLLVPIRAEFLASIGFPLLNRSIRSFEVRHDDKVLEVAGLVFNDFVRGNEKREHQLSRSDVQAKAIQYGWYVFENDIPHSDSYFRAARDGMPIGSTKGTHTIVKREFSAFAREFWKRIAL from the coding sequence GTGCTTTTGAATCATCATTTAAACCTGGCGAGGTCTACATGGCTGTTTGTCAACATGAAAGGTGGAGTGGGCAAGACAACGCTCGCTACTCAGCTCGCATGGCACGCTGTGCTGGAACAAGATAAGAAAGTGCTGCTTATAGATCTCGACCCCCAAGCGAATGCCAGTCAATCAGTGATGTCGCCTCAGAGCTATGTTGACTATCTCGACGCCAATGGGGCTACAGTAGCGGATATTTTTGAACAGTTCACGCCCACGGGTACGGCAAGTGGCAGCCCCAAGCAGCTTGATCCCTCGAGCGTTATCTACAATCGGGTGGCGTACGGTGATGGGAGTCTTTTGGATCTTGTGCCCTCGCGCTTGGAGTTGTCTTGGACTCTGAGAAATCCAACTGGGAAGGAGACACTCCTCGCCAGGTTTGTTGCGAAAATCGAGATGAACTACGACCTCATTGTCATCGACTGTTCACCAACTGACTCAATCCTCACGGACGCTGCATACCATTGTAGTCGATACCTGCTAGTTCCAATTCGCGCAGAGTTCTTGGCATCCATCGGTTTCCCGCTGCTTAACCGCAGTATCAGGAGCTTTGAAGTGCGGCATGACGACAAGGTGCTCGAAGTGGCAGGGCTCGTCTTCAACGACTTTGTTCGAGGTAACGAGAAACGGGAGCACCAGCTGTCACGCAGTGATGTGCAAGCAAAAGCAATTCAGTATGGCTGGTACGTGTTCGAGAACGACATTCCCCACTCCGATTCCTACTTCCGTGCGGCACGGGATGGGATGCCAATCGGCAGTACCAAGGGCACCCATACAATCGTGAAGCGGGAGTTTTCTGCTTTCGCCCGAGAGTTTTGGAAGAGGATTGCACTATGA
- a CDS encoding cyclase family protein codes for MKTYDLSQPLNEQAPFWPYYPPFEVKYIKRKAEHGVNAQYIQTSNHMGTHLDAPRHFVTNGMTIDQIPMNWLCGPGVIVNLSDEMDELGLYTPEMIESRVEVKKGDILLLHTGWHRHAQWGDQADEEKYIHMHPGAHPDMVQWLLDKEIHIWGVDVVSTDHPMDLPIGRFLGKGMHGHCDRVRAAAEKKFGGPEAVARLFPDEDYQLTHNKLFGHNCMHIENLGGEISAPELQNRRLIIGCFPWKFQGGEAAFARVVAWDGEWPKDI; via the coding sequence ATGAAGACCTACGACCTGTCGCAGCCGCTGAACGAGCAGGCGCCGTTCTGGCCGTATTATCCGCCGTTCGAGGTCAAGTACATCAAGCGCAAGGCGGAGCACGGGGTGAACGCGCAGTACATCCAGACCAGCAACCACATGGGCACGCATCTGGATGCGCCGCGGCACTTTGTGACCAACGGCATGACCATCGACCAGATCCCCATGAACTGGCTGTGCGGGCCGGGCGTGATCGTGAATCTGAGCGACGAGATGGACGAACTGGGCCTGTACACGCCGGAGATGATCGAATCGCGCGTGGAGGTCAAGAAGGGCGACATTCTGCTGCTGCACACGGGCTGGCACCGCCATGCGCAGTGGGGCGATCAGGCGGATGAGGAGAAGTACATCCACATGCACCCCGGCGCGCACCCCGACATGGTGCAGTGGCTGCTGGACAAGGAAATCCACATCTGGGGCGTGGACGTGGTGAGTACCGATCACCCCATGGACCTGCCCATCGGCCGTTTTCTGGGCAAGGGGATGCACGGCCACTGCGACCGCGTACGCGCCGCGGCGGAAAAGAAGTTCGGCGGGCCCGAGGCGGTGGCGCGGCTGTTTCCGGATGAGGATTACCAGCTTACGCACAACAAGCTGTTCGGGCACAACTGCATGCACATCGAAAACCTGGGCGGCGAGATCAGCGCCCCGGAGCTGCAGAACCGCCGGCTGATCATCGGCTGCTTCCCGTGGAAGTTCCAGGGCGGAGAAGCCGCCTTCGCCCGCGTCGTCGCCTGGGACGGCGAGTGGCCCAAGGACATCTGA
- a CDS encoding FAD binding domain-containing protein → MKPAPFAYHRPDSVDEAIALLAEHGYDAKLLAGGQSLVPAMNFRLAQPAVLIDLNRIPGLDAITESDGGVRIGTMVRQRVAERSTVIAARAPLITETLPWVAHAQIRNRGTVGGSIAHADPAAELPAVIVALGARLHLRGPGGARTVEAADFYTGLFGTALEPEEMLVEIEIPAAEPGTGFAFDEVSRRHGDFALAGVAARVRVDADGRCLSARIALLSVGEGPVLAANAEAALIGQVLTEDAIRAAASTASQTDVDPPGDIHATPAYRRQLVDVLIRRALPRAAEKARLAL, encoded by the coding sequence ATGAAGCCCGCACCGTTCGCGTATCACCGGCCGGACAGCGTGGACGAGGCGATCGCGCTGCTGGCGGAGCACGGCTATGACGCCAAGCTGCTGGCCGGCGGGCAGAGCCTGGTTCCCGCAATGAACTTTCGGCTCGCACAGCCGGCGGTGCTCATCGACTTGAACCGCATTCCCGGGCTGGACGCCATAACCGAATCAGACGGCGGCGTGCGGATCGGGACGATGGTGCGGCAGCGGGTGGCGGAGCGCAGCACCGTGATCGCCGCGCGCGCGCCGCTGATCACGGAAACGCTGCCGTGGGTGGCGCACGCGCAGATCCGCAACCGCGGCACCGTGGGCGGCAGCATTGCGCACGCGGACCCGGCGGCGGAGCTCCCCGCCGTCATCGTGGCGCTGGGCGCGCGGCTGCACCTGCGCGGGCCGGGCGGCGCGCGGACGGTGGAGGCGGCGGACTTCTACACCGGCCTGTTCGGCACCGCGCTGGAGCCCGAGGAAATGCTGGTGGAGATCGAGATCCCCGCCGCGGAGCCCGGGACCGGCTTTGCCTTTGATGAGGTTTCCCGCCGACACGGCGACTTTGCGCTGGCGGGCGTGGCGGCACGCGTGCGGGTGGATGCGGACGGGCGCTGCCTGTCCGCGCGCATCGCGCTGCTGAGCGTGGGCGAGGGCCCGGTGCTGGCCGCGAACGCGGAGGCGGCGCTCATCGGCCAGGTGCTTACGGAAGACGCCATCCGCGCCGCCGCATCCACCGCATCGCAGACGGACGTGGATCCGCCCGGCGACATCCACGCGACGCCCGCCTACCGCCGGCAACTCGTCGACGTCCTCATCCGCCGCGCCCTTCCCCGCGCCGCGGAAAAGGCCCGCCTGGCGCTGTAA
- a CDS encoding CoxG family protein, translating into MIVDGEHTFSGPRETVWGLLQDPEVLAKAMPGARQLTLTEDGAYKGVIRIGVGPVTAAEWSLNVKLSDVVHPQSYVMNVESKGALGFTRGSATVNLDEVDEGTRMRYHADLAVGGKVAGVGQRLLDQVAKMLTRQGLDALNKELEARLAASEPA; encoded by the coding sequence ATGATCGTCGACGGCGAGCACACCTTTTCCGGCCCGCGCGAAACCGTGTGGGGGCTGCTGCAGGACCCCGAGGTGCTGGCCAAGGCCATGCCCGGCGCCCGCCAGCTCACCCTGACGGAGGACGGCGCCTACAAGGGCGTCATCCGCATCGGCGTGGGGCCGGTGACCGCGGCGGAGTGGTCGCTCAACGTCAAGCTCTCCGACGTGGTGCACCCGCAGAGCTACGTGATGAACGTGGAAAGCAAGGGCGCGCTGGGCTTTACCCGCGGCAGCGCCACGGTGAACCTGGATGAGGTGGATGAGGGGACGCGCATGCGCTACCACGCGGACCTGGCGGTCGGCGGCAAGGTTGCGGGCGTGGGACAGCGGCTGCTGGACCAGGTGGCGAAGATGCTGACGCGCCAGGGACTGGACGCGTTGAACAAAGAGCTTGAGGCACGCCTGGCCGCTTCCGAGCCCGCCTGA
- a CDS encoding xanthine dehydrogenase family protein molybdopterin-binding subunit: MNRGHVGQSPPRNEDHRLLTGNALFVDDVHLEGMLHVAFVRSDYAHAILHGVDTSAALERPGVVAVITAEMLGDYWQPGPLLVPPPPVEGLIFNQASQVPLAKDRLRHVGEAIAMVLAESRYIAEDAAADVIVDAEPLEVAVDLEAALLPDAPVLHPQLGTNLAAHVVQKHGDYDKAIEGAELVINRRFHYDRGAAAAMENRAVVARWDVRAEELTVWDTTQAPIPIRNGLARMLGLLESQVRVVAPFVGGGFGPKIMMFYPEEVLVPWAAIRLGRPVKWVEDRQENFFATTQERSQIHHAEMALSRDGRILGIRDFFWHDTGAYDPYGLTVPINSQCTLLGPYDVPAYHSEFRAVFTNRTTVTPVRGAGRQHGVFVMERLLDIAARELGLSPQEIRRRNYLRSDVFPHTFQILFQDFAPLYYDSGNYAPALEAALDIVGRHTFRAEQEAARAEGRFIGMGIVSYVEGTGIGPYEGARVTIEPSGRVRVATGLGTQGQGHYTAFAQIVAEVLDVNVGDVNVVTGDTREFGWGTGTFASRGAVVAGSACHESATIVRRKVLEVGARVLGSTVDEVELHHGTVRVTADPSRAIGFGQLAGHANPLRGAVIPGTEPGLEATAYFGPDHGSTASGVHAMVVEVDPETAIVRIDRYIVVHDCGKLINPVIVAGQVQGGVAHGIGNAFYEQLIYDEGGQLLNASFADYLLPTALDVPRVEMAHRETAAPLNPLGLKGVGEAGCIPTGAAFAQAIEDALPHLALEIREIPLSPSRLFELLQAAGPAAARPVIADESAIAAD, translated from the coding sequence ATGAACCGCGGCCACGTGGGCCAGTCGCCGCCGCGCAACGAAGATCACCGGCTGCTGACGGGAAACGCGCTTTTCGTGGATGACGTGCATCTCGAGGGGATGCTGCACGTCGCGTTCGTGCGCAGCGACTACGCACACGCCATCCTGCACGGCGTGGACACCTCCGCCGCGCTGGAGCGGCCCGGCGTGGTGGCCGTCATCACCGCCGAGATGCTGGGGGATTACTGGCAGCCCGGGCCGCTGCTCGTTCCCCCGCCGCCGGTGGAAGGATTGATCTTCAACCAGGCGTCACAGGTGCCGCTGGCCAAGGACCGCCTGCGCCACGTGGGCGAGGCCATCGCAATGGTCCTCGCCGAAAGCCGCTACATCGCCGAAGACGCGGCGGCGGACGTCATCGTGGACGCGGAGCCGCTGGAGGTGGCCGTCGATCTGGAGGCCGCGCTGCTCCCGGATGCGCCCGTCCTGCATCCGCAGCTGGGCACCAATCTGGCCGCGCACGTGGTGCAGAAGCACGGGGATTACGACAAGGCGATCGAGGGCGCCGAACTCGTCATCAACCGCCGCTTTCACTACGACCGCGGCGCGGCGGCGGCCATGGAGAACCGCGCCGTCGTGGCCCGGTGGGACGTGCGCGCGGAGGAACTGACCGTCTGGGATACGACGCAGGCGCCCATCCCCATCCGCAACGGACTGGCGCGGATGCTGGGGCTGCTGGAATCGCAGGTGCGCGTGGTGGCGCCATTCGTGGGCGGCGGCTTCGGGCCCAAGATCATGATGTTCTATCCCGAAGAAGTGCTCGTCCCCTGGGCCGCCATCCGCCTGGGCCGGCCGGTGAAGTGGGTGGAAGACCGGCAGGAGAACTTCTTTGCCACCACGCAGGAGCGCTCGCAGATCCACCACGCGGAGATGGCCCTCAGCCGCGACGGCAGGATCCTGGGCATCCGCGACTTCTTCTGGCATGACACCGGCGCGTACGATCCGTACGGATTGACCGTTCCCATCAACAGCCAGTGCACGCTGCTGGGCCCGTACGACGTTCCCGCCTACCACAGCGAATTCCGCGCGGTATTTACGAACCGGACGACGGTGACGCCGGTGCGCGGCGCGGGGCGGCAGCACGGCGTGTTTGTGATGGAGCGGCTGCTGGACATCGCCGCGCGCGAACTCGGCCTCAGCCCGCAGGAGATCCGCCGCCGCAACTACCTGCGCAGCGACGTGTTTCCGCACACGTTCCAGATCCTGTTTCAGGACTTCGCGCCCCTCTACTACGACAGCGGCAACTACGCCCCGGCGCTGGAAGCCGCGCTGGACATCGTGGGCCGCCACACCTTTCGCGCCGAGCAGGAAGCGGCGCGCGCGGAGGGGCGGTTCATCGGGATGGGGATCGTAAGCTACGTCGAGGGAACGGGGATCGGGCCGTACGAGGGCGCGCGCGTCACCATCGAGCCCAGCGGCCGCGTGCGCGTGGCGACGGGATTGGGGACGCAGGGGCAGGGGCACTACACGGCGTTCGCGCAGATCGTGGCCGAGGTGCTGGACGTGAACGTGGGCGACGTGAACGTGGTCACCGGCGACACGCGCGAGTTCGGCTGGGGGACGGGGACGTTCGCCAGCCGCGGCGCGGTGGTGGCGGGAAGCGCGTGCCACGAGTCGGCGACCATCGTCCGGCGCAAGGTGCTGGAGGTGGGCGCGCGCGTGCTGGGTTCCACCGTGGACGAGGTGGAGCTGCATCACGGGACGGTGCGGGTCACGGCGGATCCGTCGCGCGCCATCGGCTTCGGGCAGCTGGCGGGGCACGCCAACCCGCTGCGCGGCGCGGTGATCCCCGGGACGGAGCCCGGGCTGGAAGCGACGGCGTACTTCGGCCCGGACCACGGCAGCACGGCCAGCGGCGTGCACGCGATGGTGGTGGAGGTCGATCCGGAAACCGCCATCGTCCGCATCGACCGCTACATCGTGGTGCACGACTGCGGCAAGCTGATCAACCCCGTCATCGTCGCCGGGCAGGTGCAGGGCGGCGTGGCGCACGGCATCGGCAACGCCTTTTACGAGCAGCTGATCTACGACGAGGGCGGGCAGCTTCTGAACGCATCGTTCGCGGATTACCTGCTGCCGACCGCGCTGGACGTGCCGCGGGTGGAGATGGCGCACCGCGAAACCGCCGCGCCGCTCAACCCTTTGGGATTGAAGGGCGTGGGCGAGGCCGGGTGCATTCCCACCGGCGCCGCGTTCGCGCAGGCCATCGAGGACGCGCTGCCGCACCTGGCGCTGGAAATCCGCGAAATCCCGCTGAGCCCCAGCCGCCTGTTCGAGCTGCTGCAGGCCGCCGGCCCCGCCGCCGCGCGCCCCGTAATCGCCGACGAGTCGGCCATCGCCGCGGATTGA
- a CDS encoding (2Fe-2S)-binding protein: MQQPVEISLSVNGVPYQRAVEPRLLLSDFLRHDLRLTGTHVGCEHGVCGACTVMVDGESVRSCLVLAVQADGAEVGTVEGLAAKDGTLHPLQQAFRDAHGLQCGFCTPGILMSMIPFLRDEPSPDEHTIREALSGNLCRCTGYQNIVEAVQLAAERAAAGSAG, translated from the coding sequence ATGCAGCAACCGGTGGAGATTTCCCTCTCCGTCAACGGCGTTCCGTACCAGCGCGCGGTGGAGCCGCGCCTGCTGCTGAGCGACTTTCTGCGCCACGACCTGCGCCTTACGGGCACGCACGTGGGCTGCGAACACGGCGTCTGCGGAGCGTGCACCGTCATGGTGGACGGCGAATCCGTGCGCTCGTGCCTGGTCCTGGCCGTGCAGGCCGACGGCGCCGAAGTGGGCACGGTGGAAGGGCTCGCCGCCAAGGACGGCACGCTGCACCCGCTGCAGCAGGCGTTTCGCGACGCGCACGGGCTGCAGTGCGGCTTCTGCACGCCGGGCATTCTGATGTCGATGATCCCCTTCCTCCGCGACGAGCCCTCGCCCGACGAGCACACCATCCGCGAGGCGCTGTCCGGAAACCTGTGCCGCTGCACCGGCTACCAGAACATCGTCGAGGCCGTTCAGCTCGCCGCCGAACGCGCCGCCGCCGGGAGCGCGGGATGA
- a CDS encoding acyl-CoA synthetase, whose amino-acid sequence MTENASPPIVQRAAGFADRIAVVAENGTLTYADLLDASARVAAALLDGRPSLDGARVAFLTPPGWEYVAVQWGVWRAGGVAVPLAVSHPEVELEYVVRDADAEAVIVHAEFSDVLRPVAERAERRFLSVEDALAAAPVPMPDVAADGAAMIIYTSGTTGRPKGVVSTHANLRAQVTTLVDAWGWTADDRTLLILPLHHVHGIVNVLCCAMWAGAVCEVLPRFDADETWRTIESGRLTLLMAVPTVYRRLITAFDAADEQRRERMAAGCRGMRLMVSGSAALPVQMLERWREISGHTLLERYGMTEIGMALSNPLHGERRPGSVGVPLPSVDTRVVDDEGVPVDAGTPGDLEIRGPSVFGEYWRRPEATAEAFRDGWFRSGDVAVVEDGYYRLLGRRSVDIIKTGGFKVSALEIEEVLREHPSIGECAVVGMEDEEWGERVCVAVEAAGAEGVPPLAELQAWARQRLAPYKLPRDLRVVDALPRNAMGKVMKPEVAKFFAQR is encoded by the coding sequence ATGACTGAAAACGCATCCCCCCCGATCGTCCAGCGCGCGGCCGGGTTCGCGGACCGCATCGCCGTTGTGGCGGAAAACGGCACGCTCACCTACGCGGACCTGCTGGACGCATCCGCCCGCGTAGCGGCCGCGCTGCTGGACGGCCGGCCCTCGCTGGACGGCGCGCGCGTCGCGTTTCTGACGCCTCCGGGATGGGAGTACGTGGCGGTGCAGTGGGGCGTGTGGCGGGCCGGGGGCGTGGCCGTGCCGCTCGCCGTCTCGCATCCCGAGGTGGAACTGGAGTACGTGGTGCGCGACGCGGACGCGGAAGCCGTCATCGTCCATGCGGAGTTCTCGGATGTGCTGCGGCCCGTGGCGGAGCGCGCGGAACGGCGCTTTCTGTCGGTCGAGGACGCGCTCGCCGCCGCGCCGGTGCCCATGCCTGACGTGGCGGCAGACGGTGCGGCGATGATCATCTACACCAGCGGCACCACCGGCCGTCCCAAGGGCGTGGTGAGCACGCACGCCAACCTGCGCGCGCAGGTGACCACGCTGGTGGATGCGTGGGGATGGACGGCGGACGACCGCACGCTGCTCATCCTTCCGCTGCACCACGTGCACGGCATCGTAAACGTGCTGTGCTGCGCGATGTGGGCCGGTGCGGTGTGCGAAGTCCTCCCCCGCTTCGACGCCGACGAGACCTGGCGCACCATCGAGAGCGGCCGGCTGACGCTGCTCATGGCCGTGCCCACCGTCTACCGGCGCCTGATCACCGCCTTTGACGCCGCGGATGAGCAGCGGCGCGAGCGGATGGCGGCCGGGTGCCGCGGCATGCGGCTGATGGTGTCGGGGAGCGCCGCGTTGCCGGTGCAGATGCTGGAGCGGTGGCGGGAGATCAGCGGCCACACGCTGCTGGAGCGCTACGGGATGACGGAGATCGGGATGGCGCTCAGCAACCCGCTGCACGGCGAGCGGCGCCCCGGCTCCGTCGGCGTGCCGCTCCCGTCCGTCGATACGCGCGTGGTGGACGACGAGGGCGTTCCGGTGGATGCGGGGACGCCGGGCGACCTGGAGATCCGCGGGCCCAGCGTGTTCGGCGAGTACTGGCGCCGGCCGGAAGCCACGGCCGAGGCGTTTCGCGACGGATGGTTCCGCAGCGGCGACGTGGCGGTGGTGGAGGACGGCTACTACCGCCTGCTGGGCCGCCGCAGCGTGGACATCATCAAGACGGGCGGATTCAAGGTGTCCGCGCTGGAGATCGAGGAGGTGCTGCGCGAGCACCCGTCCATCGGCGAGTGCGCGGTGGTGGGGATGGAGGACGAGGAGTGGGGCGAGCGCGTCTGCGTGGCGGTCGAGGCGGCCGGCGCGGAGGGCGTGCCTCCGCTCGCCGAGTTGCAGGCGTGGGCGCGGCAGCGGCTTGCGCCCTACAAGCTCCCCCGCGACCTGCGCGTGGTGGACGCCCTTCCGCGCAACGCCATGGGCAAGGTGATGAAACCCGAGGTAGCCAAGTTCTTTGCCCAGCGCTGA
- a CDS encoding NYN domain-containing protein — protein MTKKVSFLVDGFNVYHSLSELQRRNVPHVKWLDLRTLCQGYLQAVRNELGERVELANVYYFSALAEHLTARKPDVVARHRAYIKALESSGVRVQLSQFKKKDVRCPVCGETFARFEEKETDVAIGLKLVEVLATNECQTVVLVTGDTDMMPAISTARRLFRQCPIGVAFPFLRHNRALAERADYSFKIDQRAITKAQFPERVALTDGAMIVRPAGW, from the coding sequence ATGACAAAAAAAGTTTCTTTCCTGGTGGACGGTTTCAACGTCTACCACTCGCTCTCCGAGCTTCAGCGCAGGAATGTGCCCCATGTAAAGTGGCTTGACCTGCGCACGTTGTGTCAGGGCTACCTGCAGGCGGTTCGCAACGAACTGGGCGAGAGAGTTGAGTTGGCCAACGTGTACTATTTCTCCGCGCTTGCGGAGCACTTGACCGCTCGGAAGCCGGACGTAGTCGCACGACACAGGGCGTACATCAAAGCCTTGGAGTCGTCTGGTGTGAGAGTTCAGCTCTCGCAATTCAAGAAGAAAGACGTCCGGTGCCCTGTCTGCGGAGAAACGTTCGCCCGGTTTGAGGAGAAGGAAACCGACGTGGCGATCGGCCTGAAGCTGGTTGAGGTTCTGGCAACAAATGAATGCCAGACGGTCGTGCTTGTAACCGGAGACACAGACATGATGCCGGCGATTTCAACGGCTCGTCGCCTGTTTCGCCAGTGTCCCATCGGCGTCGCCTTCCCGTTTCTCAGACATAACCGGGCGCTCGCCGAACGTGCGGATTACAGCTTCAAGATCGATCAGCGTGCCATCACAAAGGCGCAGTTCCCGGAGCGGGTGGCTCTCACGGATGGTGCGATGATCGTGCGTCCCGCCGGTTGGTAA
- a CDS encoding alpha/beta hydrolase, protein MRSIKLCVPAAFALVLSMAAPAPAQQVVNVWPGTPPGTAHWTHRERVIEDTPLGTVVFDVSTPTLTAFVPDPARATGTGVIIASGGAFVAQAIELEGYSVARALQERGIAAFVLKYRTIEKNFEGIPPGMNMDSVGQYGIADGIQALRVVRARAAEWGVRPERVGMVGFSAGAMVTSAALLQADSAARPSFAVMIYGAPFGDMPAIPARLPPMFMAWTQDDAVALAPIQRFHDALRTAGHRPEVHVFSGGGHGFGRKRQGTSSDHWMDAFVWWMQARGFATRASNASVATGAGS, encoded by the coding sequence ATGCGATCGATCAAGCTCTGCGTACCCGCCGCATTCGCGCTGGTCCTGTCGATGGCTGCGCCGGCGCCTGCGCAGCAGGTGGTGAACGTGTGGCCGGGCACGCCGCCGGGCACCGCGCACTGGACGCACCGGGAGCGCGTCATCGAAGACACGCCGCTGGGGACCGTCGTGTTCGACGTATCGACGCCCACGCTGACGGCCTTTGTTCCCGATCCGGCCAGGGCGACGGGAACGGGCGTCATCATCGCGTCCGGGGGCGCGTTCGTGGCGCAGGCGATCGAACTCGAAGGCTACAGCGTCGCGCGCGCACTGCAGGAGCGGGGGATCGCCGCGTTCGTGCTCAAGTACCGCACGATCGAAAAGAACTTCGAGGGGATTCCGCCGGGGATGAACATGGATTCCGTGGGCCAGTACGGCATCGCGGACGGAATCCAGGCGCTGCGGGTGGTGCGCGCGCGGGCGGCGGAGTGGGGCGTTCGGCCGGAGCGCGTGGGGATGGTGGGATTTTCAGCGGGGGCGATGGTGACCAGCGCGGCGCTGCTGCAGGCGGATTCGGCCGCGCGCCCCAGCTTTGCGGTGATGATCTACGGCGCGCCGTTCGGCGACATGCCGGCCATTCCCGCGCGGCTGCCGCCCATGTTCATGGCCTGGACGCAGGACGACGCGGTGGCGCTCGCCCCCATCCAGCGCTTTCACGATGCGCTGCGCACCGCCGGTCACAGGCCGGAGGTGCACGTGTTCAGCGGCGGCGGGCACGGGTTCGGGAGGAAGCGGCAGGGCACCAGCAGCGATCACTGGATGGATGCGTTCGTCTGGTGGATGCAGGCGCGAGGGTTCGCCACCCGCGCGTCAAACGCGAGTGTGGCGACGGGAGCCGGATCGTGA
- a CDS encoding amidase, producing the protein MPDESLALLSVEETVRRVRAREVSPMDVLEACMARVDRFNPELNAVVTLNPRAREEAEALASRIARGEDVGPLAGVTVGIKDVTEVAGVRTTYGSPLFADHVPEHDAWVVQRLRAAGAIILGKTNTPEFAAGGNTFNPVFGRTRNPWNPARSAGGSTGGGAAGLAAGMFGLAQGTDLGGSLRIPASFCGIVGLRPSVGLVPTLPQDYLWDTLQVTGVMGRGAGDVARGLQAVAGATDRAPLAQPMAERDFAAAVRDADARGLRVAYCRDIAGIGIDAGVERVCREGAFALAQAGAHVEEIDLDLSYGRPAFLALRGHWFVSQLYPHLDKLDGFGPNVANNVRAGLATRVQDLAAGEAARRRIWEQFRDFFSRYDLLLTPTMAVPPFVVEENYPATVDGKEMATYVDWLAPTFVLSLTGLPVASVPAGLDAEGMPVGLQIVAPPRGEERALAAASLVQRLRPIGLPSDRSTAHTDEGR; encoded by the coding sequence ATGCCCGACGAATCGCTCGCCCTGCTATCCGTAGAAGAAACCGTCCGGCGCGTGCGGGCCCGCGAGGTATCGCCCATGGACGTGCTGGAGGCGTGCATGGCGCGCGTGGACCGCTTCAACCCTGAACTGAACGCCGTCGTCACGCTCAATCCCAGGGCGCGCGAAGAGGCGGAGGCGCTGGCTTCGCGGATCGCGCGCGGCGAGGACGTGGGGCCGCTGGCGGGGGTGACGGTCGGCATCAAGGACGTCACCGAGGTCGCGGGCGTGCGCACGACGTACGGATCGCCGCTGTTCGCCGATCACGTCCCGGAGCACGACGCGTGGGTGGTGCAGCGGCTGCGCGCGGCGGGCGCCATCATCCTGGGCAAGACCAACACGCCGGAGTTCGCGGCGGGCGGCAACACCTTCAACCCCGTCTTTGGCCGCACGCGCAATCCGTGGAACCCGGCGCGCAGCGCGGGCGGCTCCACCGGCGGCGGCGCGGCGGGGCTGGCCGCGGGGATGTTCGGCCTGGCGCAGGGGACGGACCTGGGCGGTTCGCTGCGCATTCCCGCGTCGTTCTGCGGCATCGTGGGGCTGCGCCCGTCCGTGGGCCTCGTCCCCACGCTGCCCCAGGACTATCTGTGGGACACGCTGCAGGTGACGGGGGTGATGGGCCGCGGCGCGGGCGACGTGGCGCGCGGCCTTCAAGCGGTGGCCGGAGCGACGGACCGCGCCCCGCTCGCGCAGCCGATGGCGGAAAGGGACTTTGCCGCCGCCGTGCGCGACGCGGATGCGCGCGGGCTGCGCGTCGCCTACTGCCGCGACATCGCGGGAATCGGCATCGACGCGGGGGTGGAGCGCGTCTGCCGCGAGGGCGCGTTCGCGCTGGCGCAGGCGGGCGCGCACGTGGAGGAGATCGATCTGGACCTGTCTTACGGGCGGCCGGCGTTTCTGGCGCTGCGCGGACACTGGTTCGTTTCGCAGCTGTATCCCCATCTCGACAAGCTGGACGGCTTCGGGCCCAACGTGGCCAACAACGTGCGCGCCGGACTCGCCACCCGCGTGCAGGATCTGGCCGCGGGCGAGGCCGCGCGGCGGCGCATCTGGGAGCAGTTCCGCGACTTCTTTTCGCGATACGACCTGCTGCTGACGCCCACGATGGCCGTCCCTCCGTTCGTGGTGGAGGAGAACTATCCCGCCACGGTAGACGGAAAAGAGATGGCGACGTACGTGGACTGGCTCGCGCCCACGTTCGTGCTGAGCCTCACGGGGCTCCCCGTCGCGTCCGTCCCCGCCGGGCTGGATGCGGAGGGGATGCCGGTGGGACTGCAGATCGTGGCGCCGCCGCGCGGGGAGGAGCGGGCGCTGGCCGCGGCATCACTGGTGCAACGGCTGCGTCCCATCGGGCTGCCTTCGGACCGATCCACCGCGCACACGGATGAGGGACGATGA